Proteins encoded together in one Chryseobacterium taklimakanense window:
- a CDS encoding DUF2851 family protein has protein sequence MTEKLLQYLWNYKIFKSFDFKDTEGNAIEILDFGKWNSDSGPDFLLAKIKMKDLVLVGNIELHTKSSDWIFHNHSGDPNFDNLILHAVYQHDVEIGEFSDKNIPTLELKEYIEEETLWKYGQLLHENEFIACEKIFNPKNIPFQFAEEKLLQKLDEKSLEIEASLRKFKNNYEAVLFHYLAYAFGLKVNAAIFKQIAESIDFSVVNKIRQNETQLEALFFGTANWLENAEDCQMKIWKREFDFLKTKFQLPNVKFNPKFLRLRPPNFPTVRLSQLANLYHKQPNLFSKIIHAKTIAELLEIFHRVKASGYWDNHFNFGKISEVNHEKFLTKNFVEILIINAVLPIKYTYHKYHTEETADEILDFYREITAEENRIIKGWKNLGVQIEKSLESQAFIYHYKNFCEPKNCLNCGIFFKTMTV, from the coding sequence ATGACCGAGAAACTCCTTCAATACCTTTGGAATTACAAGATTTTTAAAAGTTTTGATTTTAAAGATACAGAAGGGAATGCTATAGAAATTCTCGACTTTGGAAAATGGAACAGCGATTCGGGGCCTGATTTTCTCCTGGCTAAGATTAAGATGAAGGATTTAGTTTTGGTGGGAAATATTGAACTGCACACCAAATCTTCAGACTGGATCTTCCATAACCATTCCGGAGACCCAAATTTTGACAACCTCATCCTGCACGCGGTTTACCAGCATGATGTCGAGATCGGTGAATTTTCAGACAAAAATATCCCGACACTGGAGTTAAAAGAATATATCGAAGAGGAAACGCTTTGGAAATACGGACAGTTGCTTCATGAGAACGAATTCATAGCGTGCGAAAAAATTTTTAATCCAAAAAACATCCCCTTCCAGTTTGCAGAAGAAAAGCTGCTGCAGAAACTCGACGAAAAATCTTTGGAAATAGAAGCCAGCCTGAGAAAATTCAAAAACAATTACGAGGCCGTTCTTTTTCATTATTTGGCATATGCTTTTGGATTGAAGGTGAATGCAGCGATTTTTAAACAAATCGCGGAAAGTATTGATTTTTCCGTCGTCAATAAAATCAGGCAAAACGAAACGCAACTGGAAGCGTTATTTTTCGGAACTGCGAACTGGCTCGAAAATGCCGAAGACTGCCAAATGAAAATCTGGAAACGCGAATTTGATTTCCTGAAAACGAAATTTCAACTTCCGAATGTGAAATTCAATCCAAAATTTTTAAGATTGCGGCCACCAAATTTCCCGACCGTACGGCTTTCGCAACTGGCGAATCTTTACCACAAACAGCCCAACCTTTTCTCAAAAATTATTCATGCTAAAACCATCGCAGAACTGCTGGAAATTTTTCATCGTGTGAAGGCCTCCGGATACTGGGACAACCACTTTAATTTTGGAAAAATTTCTGAAGTGAACCATGAGAAATTTTTAACGAAAAACTTCGTTGAAATCCTGATCATCAATGCCGTGTTACCAATAAAATACACCTATCACAAATATCATACTGAAGAAACAGCAGACGAGATCCTGGACTTTTACCGGGAAATCACCGCCGAAGAAAACCGCATCATAAAAGGCTGGAAAAATCTCGGTGTTCAAATTGAAAAAAGCCTGGAATCGCAGGCATTTATTTACCATTACAAAAATTTCTGCGAACCAAAAAATTGTCTAAATTGCGGTATATTTTTCAAGACCATGACGGTTTGA
- a CDS encoding PspC family transcriptional regulator, with product MTEPKFITNIRHNVEREWFGTLTRMGAKLGIPVSKLRVFFIYSTFATVGFFFLIYLILAFSLWVKDIFITRRPSVFDL from the coding sequence ATGACTGAACCTAAATTCATCACCAATATCCGCCACAACGTAGAACGTGAATGGTTTGGCACGCTCACAAGAATGGGCGCAAAACTGGGAATTCCGGTGTCAAAACTTCGGGTGTTCTTCATCTACTCCACTTTTGCGACGGTTGGGTTTTTCTTTTTGATTTATCTTATTCTGGCATTTTCGCTTTGGGTAAAGGATATTTTCATAACCAGAAGGCCAAGTGTTTTTGATCTTTAA
- a CDS encoding GNAT family N-acetyltransferase — protein sequence MEFIQITSPDDFRTKEIYSSYINSFPEDERRNREQFSQLFNNEKVKVFSVLNDLKYIGYLIAWELTEFVFIEHFEIFSEFRSQKFGSEVIQKLFRDYSKIILEAEPSDLDDDARRRIDFYKRNGFQIVDEDYLQPPYSQDKKPVPLWLLANYTPEKLGHLREEINDVVYCLS from the coding sequence ATGGAATTCATTCAGATTACTTCGCCGGACGATTTTCGGACTAAAGAAATTTACAGTTCATACATAAACTCTTTCCCCGAAGACGAAAGGAGAAACCGGGAACAATTCAGCCAACTTTTCAATAATGAAAAAGTGAAAGTTTTTTCTGTGCTGAATGACCTGAAATACATTGGCTACCTCATCGCATGGGAGCTCACCGAATTTGTATTCATTGAACATTTTGAAATATTTTCTGAATTCCGGAGCCAGAAATTCGGGAGCGAAGTCATCCAAAAACTGTTTCGCGATTACTCCAAAATTATCCTTGAAGCAGAACCTTCTGATTTGGATGACGATGCCCGCCGAAGGATTGATTTCTACAAAAGAAACGGTTTCCAGATTGTGGATGAGGATTATCTGCAGCCGCCTTACTCACAGGACAAGAAACCCGTACCACTGTGGCTTTTAGCCAATTATACACCTGAAAAACTGGGGCATTTGCGTGAAGAAATTAACGATGTCGTTTACTGCCTTTCTTAA
- a CDS encoding peptidase associated/transthyretin-like domain-containing protein, with protein sequence MNKFLLFIFILAFGFVGAQQYVIGHVTTDAGTKVPGVLVFNVHTEETARTDSDGNFIIRARSSDELRFIKNNFERVSVKVQPDHFTRPLNIAIQLRAQLIEEVEIAFKPTGNLRKDVRALDRPKKVEELNNNLAKWVQSGPAMAYPSNKMPSSLVLGPDMKSGQLSLFSSGGGGLLGAAIKSISKAVQPAKTTADYAETQAFYKRVKENIDLGYFYKHGIDEYQFEMLLAFVDGKYQLAKNFRSNFNKTAIEFYLKKELKDFMNRNKMKSVEEPA encoded by the coding sequence ATGAATAAATTTTTACTTTTTATTTTCATTTTAGCCTTTGGTTTTGTGGGCGCCCAGCAATATGTCATAGGTCATGTGACGACCGACGCCGGGACAAAAGTTCCCGGTGTGCTCGTATTCAATGTGCATACCGAAGAAACGGCAAGAACCGACAGCGATGGCAATTTCATAATCAGAGCAAGATCTTCCGACGAACTGAGGTTTATAAAAAACAATTTCGAGCGGGTTTCAGTAAAAGTGCAGCCTGATCATTTTACAAGACCATTGAATATTGCCATACAGTTGCGCGCACAGCTTATCGAAGAGGTTGAAATCGCTTTCAAGCCAACCGGAAACCTGCGAAAGGATGTCCGCGCGCTCGACCGCCCGAAAAAAGTGGAAGAACTGAATAACAACCTTGCAAAATGGGTGCAGTCGGGGCCTGCCATGGCTTATCCTTCCAACAAAATGCCTTCGTCTTTGGTCCTGGGCCCAGATATGAAATCGGGTCAGCTGTCCCTCTTCTCCTCTGGTGGCGGCGGTTTGCTCGGAGCCGCTATAAAGTCAATTTCCAAAGCGGTCCAACCTGCCAAAACCACTGCAGACTATGCAGAAACTCAGGCTTTTTACAAGCGCGTAAAAGAGAATATCGACTTGGGCTATTTTTATAAGCACGGTATAGACGAATATCAGTTTGAAATGCTGCTCGCCTTTGTTGACGGGAAATACCAGCTTGCTAAAAATTTCCGCAGCAATTTCAATAAAACTGCAATTGAATTTTACCTGAAAAAAGAACTGAAAGATTTCATGAACAGGAATAAAATGAAATCGGTGGAGGAGCCGGCTTAA
- the bshA gene encoding N-acetyl-alpha-D-glucosaminyl L-malate synthase BshA, which produces MKIGILCYPTYGGSGIVATELGMSLAKKGYEVHFISNNLPARLDITNPNIFFHKVNLQTYPLFQYQPYDIALSSMIYRVVNLYKLDLLHAHYAIPYAYAAFTAKQMLKEEGKDIPLVTTLHGTDITLVGQHPSYKHAVEFSINQSDTVTSVSESLKADTLKFFNIKKDIQVITNFIDNSDFEDIKYCQRNQFADDDEKIMIHVSNLRPVKRVEEVLTIFKTVNSHVKSKLIIIGEGPDMEKISTFLEENPDLIDKIRLLGKVNDLYRILQLSDVFLLPSEQESFGLAALEAMAAGTPVISSNAGGIPEVNIQGETGFLAEVGNVEAMANYTIKLLSDQELLAKMKKNAKEQAMKFDLVNILPIYEKMYAETINNFVKN; this is translated from the coding sequence ATGAAAATCGGAATACTCTGTTACCCAACCTACGGCGGGAGCGGCATTGTGGCCACCGAACTGGGGATGTCTTTAGCCAAAAAAGGCTATGAAGTTCATTTTATTTCCAACAATTTGCCGGCACGCCTGGATATTACCAATCCCAATATCTTTTTTCATAAAGTCAACTTGCAGACCTATCCGCTGTTCCAGTATCAGCCGTATGATATTGCGCTGAGTTCTATGATTTACCGCGTTGTGAACCTCTATAAACTGGATTTGCTGCACGCACATTATGCGATTCCTTACGCTTATGCGGCGTTTACTGCAAAGCAGATGCTGAAAGAAGAAGGTAAAGATATTCCGCTCGTAACCACCCTTCACGGGACGGATATCACTTTGGTTGGCCAACACCCCAGTTACAAACATGCGGTAGAATTCTCTATCAATCAGAGCGATACGGTGACATCGGTTTCAGAAAGCCTGAAAGCAGATACCCTGAAGTTTTTCAATATTAAAAAAGACATCCAGGTGATTACCAATTTCATCGATAATTCTGATTTCGAGGACATCAAGTACTGTCAAAGAAATCAGTTTGCCGACGATGACGAGAAAATAATGATCCATGTTTCCAACCTACGTCCGGTGAAGCGTGTGGAAGAGGTTTTAACGATTTTCAAAACGGTGAACAGTCACGTCAAATCGAAACTTATCATCATCGGTGAAGGTCCGGATATGGAAAAAATCAGTACCTTTTTGGAAGAAAACCCAGACCTGATTGATAAAATCCGTCTTTTGGGGAAAGTGAATGACCTGTACCGGATTTTACAACTTTCAGATGTGTTTCTTCTGCCTTCTGAACAGGAAAGTTTCGGCCTCGCCGCCCTCGAAGCAATGGCTGCCGGAACGCCGGTGATCAGTTCGAATGCCGGTGGTATTCCTGAGGTAAATATTCAGGGTGAAACCGGATTTTTAGCGGAAGTGGGCAATGTAGAGGCTATGGCCAATTACACGATAAAACTGCTCAGCGACCAAGAACTTTTGGCAAAAATGAAGAAAAATGCTAAAGAGCAGGCGATGAAGTTCGATCTGGTAAACATCCTCCCCATTTATGAGAAAATGTATGCGGAGACCATAAATAATTTTGTTAAGAATTAA